Proteins from a genomic interval of Phenylobacterium sp. LH3H17:
- a CDS encoding TonB family protein: MMLLMMMAVLGAVAAEPPAGRQGRASVECRVEKDGRLTGCVLLSETPTNAGVGAFALRLVKTYRVPPQDRRIRNGKIVVPMRFKMPG; this comes from the coding sequence ATGATGCTGCTGATGATGATGGCCGTCCTGGGAGCCGTGGCGGCCGAACCGCCCGCGGGTCGCCAGGGACGGGCGAGCGTCGAATGCCGCGTGGAGAAGGACGGACGGCTCACCGGCTGCGTCCTGCTGTCCGAGACGCCGACGAACGCGGGCGTCGGCGCCTTCGCCCTGAGACTGGTCAAGACCTACCGCGTTCCGCCGCAGGACCGGCGCATCCGCAACGGCAAGATCGTCGTCCCGATGAGGTTCAAGATGCCGGGCTGA
- a CDS encoding endonuclease/exonuclease/phosphatase family protein: MPRILTYNVHRCVGTDRRLDVGRVAEVIAQLQPDIVALQELDVGRVRTGSVDQAHEIAQRLKMSFHFHPALRVEEELYGDAILTAYPERLIQTGPLPGHPAIPQLEPRGALWLAVEIEGREVHILNTHLGLVPKEQQIQAAWLAGQGWLGHPARQGPTILLGDFNATATSVVYRTLHAKLEAARRLAPNKVSTSTFPSALPVLRIDHIFVSPEIRVESVTAPFDALTRVASDHLPLVMDFSLV, from the coding sequence ATGCCCCGCATCCTTACCTATAACGTCCATCGCTGCGTTGGGACCGATCGTCGACTCGATGTGGGACGGGTGGCCGAGGTCATCGCCCAGCTGCAGCCCGACATCGTCGCCCTGCAGGAGCTGGATGTCGGCCGGGTGCGGACCGGCAGCGTCGACCAGGCCCATGAGATCGCCCAGCGCCTGAAAATGTCCTTCCACTTCCACCCCGCCCTGCGGGTGGAAGAGGAGCTCTACGGCGACGCGATCCTGACGGCCTACCCCGAGCGGTTGATCCAGACCGGCCCCCTGCCGGGCCACCCGGCCATCCCGCAGCTGGAGCCGCGCGGCGCCCTGTGGCTGGCGGTGGAGATCGAGGGGCGCGAGGTCCACATCCTCAACACACATCTGGGCCTGGTGCCCAAGGAACAGCAGATCCAGGCCGCCTGGCTGGCCGGGCAGGGATGGCTGGGTCATCCGGCCCGCCAGGGGCCCACCATCCTGCTGGGCGATTTCAACGCCACCGCAACCTCCGTGGTCTACCGCACCCTGCACGCCAAGCTGGAAGCGGCGCGGCGGCTGGCGCCCAACAAGGTGTCGACCTCGACATTCCCCTCGGCCCTGCCCGTGCTGCGGATCGACCACATCTTCGTAAGCCCGGAGATCCGCGTCGAGAGCGTCACCGCCCCCTTCGACGCCCTGACCCGGGTCGCCTCGGACCACCTGCCCCTGGTGATGGACTTCAGCCTCGTCTGA
- a CDS encoding phospholipase D-like domain-containing protein yields MTILRPGETCWRTARAGRAAFLIDTEAYFTAVYETLRKAKRSIMLLGWGFDPRTRLFPDGADGPDDPDEVGRFLVELARSRPELDIHLLIWKSALPVAISQEFFPHKARKWFHGTGVRFVLDDQVPFGACHHQKVLVVDDELAFCGGGDISVDRWDTPGHLDIEPRRIMPDQEHHAPRHEVMAMVDGEAAMAFGDLARERWRRATGDVLPKPERPAGTDPWPSHIPAHLREVDIAIARTEPAWKGQPVVEEIRRLSLESILAAKTTVYLENQYFTAPAIAEAIATRLGEANGPEVVLISTGQSPSWFDQLTMDRARSNILWRLQAADIFGRFRAWYPTTRAGSTIIVHSKVTVVDDTLARVGSANLNNRSGGFDTEVELGIEVSTESDRMAVTAFRDRLVGHFLGHTGDAVAKARAERGGLIGAIEALNREGRLAPILPTKQSALGEMIAAYHLGDPANVSDSWRPNRRRDRLYTTIRAERRLRRG; encoded by the coding sequence ATGACGATCTTGAGACCCGGCGAGACCTGTTGGCGAACGGCTCGGGCCGGCCGTGCGGCCTTCCTGATCGACACGGAGGCTTATTTCACCGCCGTCTACGAGACCCTGCGCAAGGCCAAGCGATCGATCATGCTGCTGGGGTGGGGATTCGATCCCCGGACGCGGTTGTTTCCCGATGGCGCCGACGGGCCTGACGACCCTGACGAGGTCGGCCGGTTCCTGGTGGAGTTGGCCCGGTCCCGGCCGGAGCTCGACATCCACCTGCTGATCTGGAAGTCGGCCCTGCCCGTCGCCATCAGCCAGGAGTTCTTCCCCCACAAGGCCCGCAAGTGGTTCCATGGCACGGGGGTGAGGTTCGTGCTGGACGACCAGGTGCCCTTCGGCGCCTGCCACCATCAGAAGGTGCTGGTTGTGGACGACGAGCTGGCCTTCTGCGGCGGCGGCGACATCAGCGTCGACCGATGGGACACACCGGGCCACCTGGACATCGAACCGCGGCGGATCATGCCCGACCAGGAACACCATGCGCCGCGTCATGAGGTGATGGCCATGGTCGACGGCGAGGCCGCCATGGCCTTCGGCGACCTGGCGCGCGAACGCTGGCGGCGCGCCACCGGCGATGTCCTGCCGAAGCCGGAGAGGCCGGCGGGGACCGATCCCTGGCCCAGCCACATCCCGGCCCACCTGCGCGAGGTCGACATCGCCATCGCCCGCACCGAACCCGCCTGGAAGGGCCAGCCGGTGGTGGAGGAAATCCGCCGCCTCTCCCTTGAATCGATCCTCGCGGCCAAGACCACCGTCTATCTGGAGAACCAGTACTTCACCGCCCCGGCCATCGCCGAGGCCATCGCCACCCGGCTGGGCGAGGCCAACGGGCCGGAGGTGGTGCTGATCTCCACCGGCCAGAGCCCGAGCTGGTTCGACCAGCTCACCATGGACAGGGCGCGCTCCAACATCCTGTGGCGCCTGCAGGCGGCCGACATCTTCGGGCGGTTCCGGGCCTGGTACCCGACCACCCGGGCCGGGAGCACGATCATCGTCCACTCCAAGGTCACGGTGGTGGACGATACCCTCGCGCGAGTGGGCTCGGCCAATCTCAACAACCGCTCGGGCGGCTTCGACACCGAGGTGGAGCTGGGCATTGAGGTCTCGACCGAAAGCGACCGCATGGCGGTCACCGCCTTCCGCGACCGGCTGGTTGGCCACTTCCTCGGCCATACGGGCGATGCGGTGGCCAAGGCCCGCGCCGAGCGCGGCGGATTGATCGGCGCCATCGAGGCCCTGAACCGCGAAGGCCGGCTCGCGCCCATCCTGCCGACGAAACAGTCGGCCTTGGGGGAGATGATCGCCGCCTATCACCTGGGCGATCCGGCCAATGTCAGCGACAGTTGGCGCCCCAACCGCCGCCGCGACCGGCTCTATACGACCATTCGAGCCGAGCGCCGTCTCAGACGAGGCTGA
- a CDS encoding PaaI family thioesterase, whose amino-acid sequence MAPDIKLDAAAVNALLRRAFPQGSALLFPTITEVEPGRVHTVAPYHEGMLRPGGVISGPSLMSLADTAAYALVLCHVGEELMAVTSSLVMNFLRAAKPGEIHAEALLLRLGRRSAVCDIRLWTESAERLAAQATVTYSIP is encoded by the coding sequence ATGGCTCCCGACATCAAGCTCGACGCCGCCGCGGTCAACGCCCTGTTGCGGCGCGCCTTCCCGCAGGGTTCGGCCCTGCTTTTCCCGACCATCACCGAGGTCGAGCCCGGCCGCGTGCACACGGTCGCGCCCTATCACGAGGGGATGCTGCGCCCCGGCGGGGTCATTTCGGGTCCCAGCCTGATGAGCCTGGCCGACACCGCGGCCTACGCCCTGGTGCTCTGCCACGTGGGCGAGGAGCTGATGGCGGTGACCAGTTCGCTGGTGATGAACTTCCTGCGCGCCGCCAAGCCCGGCGAGATCCACGCCGAGGCCCTGCTGCTGCGCCTGGGGCGGCGCAGCGCAGTCTGCGACATCCGGCTCTGGACCGAGAGCGCCGAGCGACTGGCGGCCCAGGCCACGGTCACCTACTCTATCCCGTGA
- a CDS encoding DUF1289 domain-containing protein, with product MTDLPLRPPAPIKTPCIKVCVVDGESGLCMGCYRKLSEVAGWAKLTDDERAVVTDELPSRRDRIRPEKLAMFS from the coding sequence ATGACCGACCTGCCGCTCCGCCCCCCCGCCCCCATCAAGACGCCTTGCATCAAGGTGTGCGTCGTCGACGGCGAGAGCGGCCTGTGCATGGGCTGCTACCGCAAGCTCTCGGAGGTGGCCGGCTGGGCCAAGCTCACCGACGACGAGCGGGCGGTCGTCACCGACGAGCTGCCGTCCCGCCGCGACCGCATCCGCCCCGAGAAACTGGCCATGTTCAGCTGA
- a CDS encoding TIGR02281 family clan AA aspartic protease: MIRLAVLALIGAVSAVGAAQGVARFEQKHAVPELRAALAIAPSTAVESQAASIAKGADGHYWAEADVNGSRVRFLVDTGASAVALTTQDAKRLGIDTSQLDYAYKVITASGQTRAAAVKLGSISIAGAQVSNVDALVIEKGLETSLLGMSYLGRLSRFEATKTALILRP; encoded by the coding sequence ATGATCAGACTGGCGGTGCTGGCGCTGATAGGCGCGGTCTCAGCCGTGGGCGCGGCCCAGGGCGTGGCCAGATTCGAGCAGAAGCACGCCGTGCCCGAGCTGCGCGCCGCGCTCGCAATTGCGCCCTCGACAGCCGTCGAGAGCCAGGCCGCCTCTATCGCCAAGGGCGCCGATGGCCACTATTGGGCCGAGGCCGACGTCAACGGCTCGCGGGTCCGGTTCCTGGTCGACACCGGCGCCAGCGCCGTGGCGCTGACCACTCAGGACGCCAAGCGCCTGGGCATCGACACGTCCCAGTTGGACTACGCCTACAAGGTGATCACCGCGTCGGGTCAGACTCGCGCCGCGGCCGTGAAGCTGGGCAGCATCTCGATCGCCGGGGCCCAGGTCTCCAACGTCGACGCCCTGGTCATCGAGAAGGGCCTCGAGACCTCCCTGCTTGGCATGAGCTACCTAGGCCGCCTGTCCCGCTTCGAGGCCACGAAGACGGCGCTCATCCTGCGCCCCTGA
- the dusA gene encoding tRNA dihydrouridine(20/20a) synthase DusA, with product MQQFRAHRLSVAPMMDWTDRHCRVLHRTLSSRALLYTEMLTTGAILHGDRARLLAYDAVEHPVALQLGGSDPADLVAAARIGEAEGYDEINLNVGCPSDRVQSGRFGACLMREPELVAECMAAMGAAVKVPVTVKCRIGVDDQAPEESLFRLVDLCAQAGVTTFIVHARKALLKGLSPKENRDVPPLDYPLVHRLKRERPDLTIAINGGIGSLDAALEHLEVMDGVMLGRAAYHAPGLLGQVDRRVFGVGEDVGAAQAVELYRGYVAGELAKGTHLAAMTRHMLGLFHGLPGARTWRRILTVEGVKSGAGLEVIDAALAAVSQARSGAQDERRLRGLEAGQAA from the coding sequence GTGCAGCAATTCCGCGCACATAGACTGTCCGTCGCCCCGATGATGGACTGGACGGACCGCCATTGCCGGGTCCTGCACCGGACTCTGTCGAGCCGCGCGCTGCTCTATACGGAGATGCTGACGACCGGGGCGATCCTGCATGGGGATCGGGCGCGGCTGCTGGCCTACGACGCCGTGGAGCATCCGGTGGCCCTGCAGCTCGGCGGATCCGATCCGGCCGACCTGGTCGCCGCCGCGCGGATCGGCGAGGCCGAGGGCTATGACGAGATCAACCTCAATGTCGGCTGTCCCTCCGACCGGGTGCAGAGCGGCCGGTTCGGCGCCTGCCTGATGCGCGAGCCCGAGCTGGTGGCCGAATGCATGGCCGCCATGGGCGCGGCGGTGAAGGTCCCGGTCACCGTCAAATGCCGCATCGGTGTCGACGACCAGGCGCCGGAGGAAAGCCTGTTCCGGCTGGTCGACCTCTGCGCCCAGGCCGGGGTGACCACCTTCATCGTCCATGCCCGCAAGGCCCTCCTGAAGGGCCTGTCGCCCAAGGAGAACCGGGACGTGCCGCCCCTGGACTATCCGTTGGTCCATCGGCTGAAGCGCGAGCGGCCGGACCTGACCATCGCCATCAACGGCGGGATCGGCTCGCTGGACGCGGCGCTGGAACATCTCGAGGTCATGGACGGGGTGATGCTGGGCCGAGCCGCCTATCACGCTCCCGGCCTGCTGGGTCAGGTGGATCGGCGGGTGTTCGGGGTCGGCGAGGACGTCGGCGCCGCCCAGGCCGTCGAGCTCTATCGCGGCTATGTGGCCGGCGAGCTGGCCAAGGGAACCCATCTGGCGGCCATGACCCGGCATATGCTGGGCCTGTTCCACGGCCTGCCCGGCGCGCGGACCTGGCGGCGTATCCTCACCGTCGAGGGCGTGAAGTCCGGGGCGGGACTTGAGGTGATCGACGCCGCGCTGGCGGCGGTGTCCCAGGCCCGCTCAGGGGCGCAGGATGAGCGCCGTCTTCGTGGCCTCGAAGCGGGACAGGCGGCCTAG
- a CDS encoding ferritin-like domain-containing protein, which produces MLQVHEVKGPPTAVQYFDDEDLAKRLTDRDVEVIREIFSTPLTGSYNWDYETANSKIRRLYELGKRFNWNTELDIDWTQPAPVRPEGQVSEGPEGYAGHPKWEALTPVQKREFQHRSNAQTLSQFLHGEQGALMVASQLVSCAPTHDAKLYAASQTFDEARHVEVFHKYLMERCRMIYPINPSLKFLLDKVLTDPRWDLKFIGMQILIEGLALAAFQTIHQTTEDPLLRDVVGLVMRDEGRHVAFGVNYLEDWIRALPQDQIEERAQFAYEACLVMRDRLVSTNVAQEFGFTEEEAIEINNATQGGRAFRTFLFERMIPNLKRIGLLTDAIRPKFEALGVLQFENLKHDGQIEWSTLEAPLMRGDAVIAA; this is translated from the coding sequence ATGCTGCAGGTCCATGAAGTGAAAGGGCCGCCGACGGCCGTGCAATATTTCGACGACGAAGACCTCGCCAAGCGGCTGACCGACCGCGATGTCGAGGTCATTCGCGAGATCTTCAGCACGCCGCTGACCGGCTCTTACAACTGGGACTACGAGACCGCCAATTCGAAGATCCGGCGTCTCTATGAGCTGGGCAAGCGTTTCAACTGGAACACCGAGCTCGACATCGACTGGACCCAGCCGGCGCCGGTGCGGCCGGAGGGCCAGGTGAGCGAGGGGCCGGAGGGCTATGCCGGGCATCCGAAGTGGGAAGCTCTGACTCCGGTTCAGAAGCGTGAGTTCCAGCACCGTTCGAACGCCCAGACCCTGTCGCAATTCCTGCATGGCGAGCAGGGCGCCCTGATGGTCGCCTCGCAGCTTGTGAGCTGCGCGCCGACCCATGACGCCAAGCTCTATGCGGCCTCCCAGACCTTCGACGAGGCGCGCCATGTCGAGGTCTTCCATAAGTACCTGATGGAGCGCTGCCGGATGATCTATCCGATCAATCCGAGCCTGAAGTTCCTGCTCGACAAGGTGCTCACCGATCCGCGCTGGGACCTGAAGTTCATCGGCATGCAGATCCTCATCGAGGGCCTGGCCCTGGCCGCGTTCCAGACCATCCACCAGACCACCGAGGACCCGCTGCTGCGCGACGTGGTCGGCCTGGTGATGCGCGACGAGGGCCGCCACGTGGCGTTCGGCGTGAACTATCTCGAGGACTGGATCCGCGCCCTGCCGCAGGACCAGATCGAGGAGCGGGCCCAGTTCGCCTACGAGGCCTGCCTGGTCATGCGCGACCGGCTCGTCTCGACCAATGTCGCCCAGGAGTTCGGCTTCACCGAGGAGGAGGCCATAGAGATCAACAACGCCACCCAGGGCGGCCGGGCGTTCCGGACCTTCCTGTTCGAGCGGATGATCCCGAACCTCAAGCGCATCGGCCTGCTCACCGACGCGATCCGCCCGAAATTCGAGGCGCTTGGCGTGCTGCAGTTCGAAAACCTGAAGCACGACGGCCAGATCGAGTGGTCGACCCTTGAGGCGCCCCTGATGCGCGGCGACGCCGTGATCGCCGCCTGA
- a CDS encoding acyl-CoA dehydrogenase family protein: MDFNYTERETEWRDRVRAFMVAHVYPAVPIYKQQMAVEGAARWQVIPIVEELKARAYSEGLWNLFLAPSEHDEGEDQGPGLSNLEYALCAEEMGRVGFASEVFNCSAPDTGNMEVLRNYGSAAQKAQWLRPLMAGEIRSAFLMTEPDVASSDATNIQTSIRRDGDSYVINGRKWWSSGVGDPRCKIAILMGKTDPEGARHAQQSQILVPTDAPGFEVVRMLPVFGYDDAPHGHAEVVLRDVRVPVENLILGEGRGFEIAQGRLGPGRIHHCMRALGATEVALEKMVDRLLSRVAFGKRLADQSVWEQRIGEARLDIEMTRLLCLKAADMMDKVGNKAAQLEIAMIKVAAPRTALKVLDDAMQAHGGGGMSEDFGLARAYAGMRSLRIADGPDEVHLRAISRLEIGRHGARMRAWREGAADAPVA, from the coding sequence ATGGATTTCAACTACACCGAACGTGAGACGGAGTGGCGCGACCGCGTGCGCGCCTTCATGGTCGCCCACGTCTATCCGGCCGTTCCGATCTATAAGCAGCAGATGGCTGTGGAGGGCGCGGCGCGCTGGCAGGTCATCCCGATTGTCGAGGAACTGAAGGCCCGGGCCTATTCCGAAGGCCTCTGGAACCTGTTCCTCGCCCCGTCGGAGCATGACGAGGGCGAAGATCAGGGACCCGGTCTCAGCAACCTCGAATACGCGCTCTGCGCCGAGGAGATGGGCCGCGTCGGCTTCGCCTCCGAGGTGTTCAACTGCTCGGCGCCGGACACCGGCAACATGGAGGTGCTGCGCAATTACGGTTCGGCCGCCCAGAAGGCCCAGTGGCTGCGCCCGTTGATGGCGGGCGAGATCCGCTCCGCCTTCCTGATGACCGAGCCGGACGTCGCCTCTTCGGACGCCACCAACATCCAGACCTCGATCCGCCGCGACGGCGACAGCTATGTCATCAACGGTCGCAAGTGGTGGTCCTCCGGCGTGGGCGATCCACGCTGCAAGATCGCGATCCTGATGGGCAAGACCGACCCGGAGGGCGCCAGGCACGCCCAGCAGTCCCAGATCCTGGTGCCCACCGACGCGCCTGGTTTCGAGGTCGTGCGCATGCTGCCGGTCTTCGGCTACGATGATGCGCCCCACGGCCACGCAGAGGTGGTTTTGCGCGACGTCCGGGTGCCCGTCGAGAACCTGATCCTGGGGGAGGGGCGTGGCTTCGAGATCGCCCAGGGCCGTCTGGGCCCCGGCCGCATCCACCACTGCATGCGCGCGCTGGGCGCCACCGAGGTCGCCCTGGAGAAGATGGTCGACCGGCTGTTGTCGCGCGTCGCCTTCGGCAAGCGGCTGGCCGACCAGTCCGTCTGGGAGCAGCGCATCGGCGAGGCGCGCCTCGACATCGAGATGACCCGGCTGCTGTGCCTGAAAGCCGCCGACATGATGGACAAGGTCGGCAACAAGGCCGCTCAGCTCGAGATCGCGATGATCAAGGTCGCGGCGCCCCGGACCGCTCTCAAGGTGCTGGACGATGCGATGCAGGCCCACGGGGGTGGGGGGATGTCCGAGGACTTCGGCCTTGCCCGCGCCTATGCCGGCATGCGGTCGCTGCGCATCGCCGACGGGCCAGACGAGGTGCATCTGCGCGCCATCTCCAGGCTCGAGATCGGACGCCACGGCGCCCGGATGCGCGCCTGGCGGGAGGGCGCCGCGGATGCCCCGGTCGCCTGA
- a CDS encoding molybdenum cofactor guanylyltransferase, whose protein sequence is MSGSLAVVVLAGGEGRRMGGAKPLRRLGPTTLVGRALVLARIYSRNVAVAVRDGAQVAGGVDAPLLLDDPAIEGPLAGLASALRFAAGQGADCVLTLPCDSPCLPPDLAVRLQGGLSDGQRVAMGRSAGRLHPVCALWRVEALDALPAYLATGRRSLGGFAAAVGMAAVDWPFIEIDPFSNANTPGELEALQPDRGAFAHASP, encoded by the coding sequence GTGAGCGGGTCCCTGGCGGTTGTCGTTCTCGCCGGCGGCGAGGGCCGCAGGATGGGGGGCGCCAAGCCGCTGCGCCGGCTGGGACCGACGACGCTGGTGGGTCGGGCGCTGGTGCTGGCGCGAATCTACAGCCGTAACGTCGCCGTGGCCGTCCGCGACGGCGCGCAGGTGGCCGGCGGGGTCGATGCGCCGCTGCTGCTCGACGACCCGGCGATCGAAGGGCCGCTGGCCGGGTTGGCCTCGGCGCTCCGCTTCGCGGCCGGGCAAGGCGCGGACTGCGTCCTGACCCTGCCGTGCGATTCCCCTTGTCTCCCGCCCGACCTGGCCGTTCGCCTGCAGGGCGGGCTCAGCGACGGCCAGCGGGTCGCCATGGGTCGGAGCGCGGGGCGGCTGCACCCGGTCTGCGCACTCTGGCGCGTCGAGGCCCTCGACGCCCTGCCGGCCTATCTGGCGACCGGTCGGCGGTCGCTCGGCGGGTTCGCCGCGGCGGTCGGGATGGCCGCCGTCGACTGGCCTTTCATCGAGATCGATCCGTTCTCCAACGCCAACACCCCGGGTGAGCTGGAGGCGCTGCAACCCGACCGCGGCGCGTTCGCCCACGCAAGTCCCTGA
- a CDS encoding hemerythrin domain-containing protein, translating to MAPNRAGVAETPADLLSDPIAWFFAEHHRHRQFCDLMQRMSMATTYDEEMLRWLLDFVVHELALHVLDEEEDLFPLMRTRAQPADDLDKVLKRLSGEHAKDLTRAAAVRQHLETCLRQQVPISRNNVRRRALENFAIQERSHLALENAVVLPIARLRLTERDLVELSSRLATRRGLARRPARRARAPKATRR from the coding sequence ATGGCGCCGAACCGAGCCGGGGTCGCGGAAACACCCGCCGACCTGCTGTCCGATCCCATCGCTTGGTTCTTCGCCGAACACCATCGGCACCGTCAGTTCTGCGATCTCATGCAGCGGATGTCGATGGCGACGACCTATGACGAGGAGATGCTTCGCTGGCTCCTCGACTTCGTGGTCCACGAGCTGGCCCTGCATGTGCTGGACGAGGAAGAGGACCTGTTTCCCCTGATGCGGACCCGGGCTCAGCCCGCGGACGACCTCGACAAGGTGCTGAAGCGCCTGTCCGGCGAGCATGCCAAGGATCTCACCCGGGCCGCGGCGGTCCGCCAACACCTGGAAACCTGCCTGCGCCAGCAGGTTCCCATCAGCCGCAACAATGTGCGCCGTCGCGCCTTGGAGAATTTCGCCATCCAGGAGCGCAGCCACCTTGCGCTTGAGAACGCGGTCGTCCTGCCCATCGCGCGGCTCCGCCTCACCGAGCGCGACCTCGTGGAGCTCTCCAGCCGGTTGGCGACGCGCCGGGGCCTCGCCCGACGTCCGGCCAGGCGCGCCAGGGCGCCCAAGGCGACGAGACGGTGA
- a CDS encoding peptidylprolyl isomerase: MTIATVVVEGVEIPEFLIAEEAQHHPSSNPLEARTAAGKALAVRALLLHRADELGLVAQPLTDEDGREETVEEALIRATLDAEVDVDPPGDAECRRVYDAQRARFSTPVLTEAAHILIEPQTDDAEGWDHARQIAQATLDQLIARPAQFAELAKSVSACPSGEVGGSLGQLSPGDVVGEVERALAGLKPGEILANPVRSRFGWHVLKLERRIEGRVLPFEYVEEKIRLHLESRAWAAAATRYVSELADRARAQGVAFSLTRDGRFAEGSLSLGEMLADGASASRLETWLEACDPALAGRVRDAAKADNLDVATFVRRAARHFVDHADDESWTRLISASQGATDPAVAAMASILKTRLTPKTQAHTYTIIKRR; the protein is encoded by the coding sequence ATGACCATCGCCACCGTCGTCGTCGAAGGGGTCGAGATCCCCGAGTTCCTCATCGCCGAGGAAGCTCAGCACCATCCGAGTTCGAACCCGCTCGAAGCGCGCACGGCCGCCGGCAAGGCGCTGGCTGTCAGGGCGCTCCTGCTGCACCGCGCTGATGAGCTCGGCCTCGTCGCCCAGCCGTTGACCGACGAAGACGGTCGCGAGGAGACCGTCGAGGAGGCGCTGATCCGCGCGACCCTCGACGCCGAGGTCGATGTCGATCCGCCGGGGGACGCCGAGTGCCGCCGCGTCTATGACGCGCAACGCGCGCGGTTCTCGACGCCGGTCCTGACCGAAGCGGCCCACATCCTGATCGAACCCCAGACCGACGACGCCGAAGGCTGGGACCACGCGCGCCAGATCGCCCAGGCCACCCTCGACCAGCTGATCGCGCGGCCCGCCCAGTTCGCCGAGCTCGCGAAGTCCGTGTCGGCCTGCCCCTCCGGGGAGGTCGGCGGCTCGCTGGGCCAGCTGAGCCCGGGAGACGTGGTGGGCGAGGTCGAGCGGGCGCTCGCTGGTCTCAAGCCGGGTGAGATCCTGGCGAACCCGGTGCGCTCCCGCTTCGGCTGGCATGTGCTCAAGCTGGAGCGGCGCATCGAGGGGAGGGTGCTGCCCTTCGAGTATGTCGAGGAGAAGATCCGCCTGCACCTTGAAAGCCGGGCCTGGGCCGCGGCGGCCACCCGCTATGTGTCCGAGCTCGCCGATCGCGCGCGTGCGCAGGGCGTCGCCTTCAGCCTGACCCGGGACGGCCGCTTCGCCGAGGGATCGCTGTCCCTTGGCGAGATGTTGGCCGACGGCGCCTCGGCCTCGCGCCTGGAAACCTGGCTCGAGGCTTGCGACCCCGCGCTGGCCGGCCGCGTGCGCGACGCCGCCAAGGCGGACAACCTCGACGTCGCCACCTTTGTGCGCCGAGCCGCGCGCCACTTCGTGGACCACGCCGACGACGAAAGCTGGACCCGGCTGATCTCGGCTTCGCAAGGCGCCACCGACCCGGCGGTCGCGGCAATGGCGTCGATCCTGAAGACCAGGCTGACGCCCAAGACCCAGGCCCACACCTACACGATCATCAAGAGGAGATAG
- the narI gene encoding respiratory nitrate reductase subunit gamma, which yields MQLLNQILFGIYPYIALVVLVLGSVIRFDREQYTWRSGSSQLLRRKQLVMGSVLFHVGVLAIFAGHFVGLLTPIWVFDALGVPHGAKQVLAIVAGGVAGVLCLVGGLMLLHRRLFDPRIRATSSFGDTAILVLLMTQLILGLATIPVSMGHLDGGEMLKFMTWAQGVFTFQPGIADLVADVHPIFKAHLVVGMTILLVFPFTRLVHMLSAPVWYLNRRGWQLVRTRRALPLRREAAAPTYPAPVVAPLPRETVQAVRPSSIKAAE from the coding sequence ATGCAACTCCTCAACCAAATCCTGTTCGGGATCTATCCCTACATCGCCCTGGTCGTGCTGGTCCTGGGATCGGTCATCCGGTTCGACCGCGAGCAGTACACCTGGCGCTCGGGTTCCTCCCAGCTCCTTCGCCGCAAGCAGCTGGTGATGGGCTCGGTGCTCTTCCATGTGGGCGTCCTGGCCATCTTCGCCGGCCACTTCGTGGGGCTGCTGACTCCGATCTGGGTGTTCGACGCGCTCGGCGTTCCCCACGGCGCCAAGCAGGTGCTGGCCATCGTCGCCGGCGGCGTCGCCGGTGTCCTGTGCCTGGTCGGCGGCTTGATGCTTCTTCACCGCCGGCTGTTCGATCCGCGGATCCGGGCCACCTCAAGCTTCGGCGACACCGCCATCCTCGTCCTGCTGATGACCCAGCTCATCCTGGGCCTGGCGACCATTCCCGTCTCCATGGGCCACCTCGACGGCGGTGAGATGCTGAAATTCATGACCTGGGCGCAGGGGGTCTTCACCTTCCAACCCGGGATCGCGGACCTGGTGGCCGACGTGCACCCGATCTTCAAGGCGCACCTGGTCGTGGGCATGACCATCCTGCTGGTCTTCCCGTTCACCCGCCTCGTCCACATGCTCTCGGCGCCGGTCTGGTACCTGAACCGGCGCGGCTGGCAGCTGGTGCGCACGCGGCGGGCCCTGCCGCTGCGGCGCGAGGCCGCCGCTCCGACCTATCCCGCCCCCGTCGTCGCGCCCCTGCCGCGCGAAACCGTCCAGGCCGTCAGGCCCAGCTCCATCAAGGCCGCCGAGTAG